One part of the Candidatus Eremiobacterota bacterium genome encodes these proteins:
- a CDS encoding glycosyltransferase: protein MRVGFFTECYRPIVNGVVASIDALRDGLCAHGVGVTTVAPHFPRFVDEERGVVRVPSLPLPTQTAYRLCVPYLNADDRRRVRGIDLVHAHSPFVTGWMGASYARRHRIPLVFTYHTRLDAYAHYAPFDRATTERAMVELTRVYANWSDAVIVPTNAMQNRLRELGVNVPIAVVPSAIDVERFAAGRRSALVRARLGATGEEPLALVVSRLGVEKNVELALDALALSPRVRLAIVGEGPHRAALEERARRLGVADRVRFAGTLARERLPDVYASADAFVFPSTTETQGLVLAEALAAGLPVAAAESEASRDVLAGSGRLVAPEPEGFAAAIRAAVAAGRDQSAVHLAFSRFTVEMQTRRVLELYREVLAARAA from the coding sequence GTGCGAGTCGGCTTCTTCACCGAGTGCTACCGGCCCATCGTGAACGGCGTCGTCGCGAGCATCGACGCGCTGCGGGACGGCTTGTGCGCGCACGGCGTCGGCGTGACGACGGTCGCGCCGCACTTCCCGCGTTTCGTCGACGAAGAGCGCGGCGTGGTGCGCGTGCCGTCGCTGCCGCTGCCGACGCAAACCGCGTACCGCTTGTGCGTGCCGTATTTGAACGCCGACGATCGCCGGCGCGTGCGCGGCATCGATCTGGTGCACGCGCACTCGCCGTTCGTCACCGGCTGGATGGGCGCGTCGTACGCGCGCCGCCACCGCATTCCTTTGGTGTTCACCTACCACACGCGGTTGGATGCGTATGCGCACTACGCGCCGTTCGACCGCGCCACCACCGAGCGCGCGATGGTCGAGCTGACGCGCGTGTACGCGAACTGGTCCGACGCGGTCATCGTGCCGACGAACGCGATGCAGAACCGCTTGCGCGAGCTCGGCGTCAACGTGCCGATCGCCGTGGTGCCGAGCGCGATCGACGTCGAGCGCTTCGCCGCCGGACGGCGCAGCGCGCTCGTTCGCGCGCGGCTCGGTGCCACCGGCGAGGAACCGCTGGCGCTGGTCGTCTCGCGGCTGGGCGTGGAGAAGAACGTCGAGCTCGCGCTCGACGCGCTGGCGCTGAGCCCCCGGGTGCGGCTGGCGATCGTCGGCGAGGGGCCGCACCGCGCCGCGCTCGAGGAGCGCGCGCGGCGGCTCGGTGTCGCGGACCGCGTCCGCTTCGCCGGAACGCTCGCGCGCGAGCGGCTGCCGGACGTCTACGCCTCGGCCGACGCCTTCGTCTTCCCGTCCACGACCGAGACGCAGGGGCTGGTGCTGGCCGAGGCGCTCGCCGCCGGGCTCCCGGTCGCCGCTGCCGAGAGCGAGGCGTCGCGCGACGTGCTCGCCGGCTCCGGGCGGCTGGTCGCGCCCGAGCCCGAGGGCTTCGCCGCCGCAATTCGGGCCGCGGTCGCCGCCGGCCGCGATCAGAGTGCCGTACATTTGGCATTCTCACGGTTTACCGTGGAGATGCAAACGCGGCGAGTCCTCGAGCTCTATCGGGAGGTGCTGGCCGCGCGAGCAGCCTGA